CCATGCGTTATGGCATTGGTGTGGGCCGTGAAGGCTTCGGTTGGTCAGGAACGGCGCGTGTTGCAATGAAACGCGAATGGCCAACCTGGACCCCTCCATCAGCTATGATCAAGCGCCAGCCTGAACTGGCAAAATACCGCAATGGTATGGAACCGGGCCTTAGAAACCCGCTTGGTGCGCGCGCGCTTTATCTCTTCAACAAGGGCGGCGATACCGGCTACCGCATCCACGGCACGCCAGAATGGTGGTCGATCGGTAAAGCCATGTCTTCAGGCTGCGTTCGCATGATGAATCAGGACATCATCGATCTTTATGAGCGCGCAGAGCAGGGCGCAAAGGTTATCGTGAGGCAGTAATATCAAGGCGCGAAGATGCTGACGCATCACGCCTTGAAAAAGTTCAATCGCCACTCGGGCTTAACCAAAACTCCATGAGTCATACTCATGGAGTTTTAGTATAAAGCCTCCACAAACAAAAAGGCCGCTGAAAAGCGGCCTTTTTGTTAGGAATTATAAAAGCTTAGATTTGCTCGACCTGCTGAACTTCCGGCACGAAGTGGCGCAGAAGGTTCTGGATGCCATGCTTGAGCGTCGCTGTCGACGAAGGGCAGCCCGAGCAGGCGCCTTTCATGTGCAGGAACACGGTGCCGTTTTCAAAACCGCGGAAGGTGATGTCGCCGCCGTCCTGAGCAACTGCAGGGCGCACGCGGGTTTCGATCAGTTCCTTGATGGTTTCAACGATCTCAACATCGGCTTCATCGAAGAATTCTTCTTCGCCATGATCGTCACCGGCATTGGCGGCCGCGTTGCCAGTCATTGCTGGCGCACCGGACATGAAATGTTCCATGATCGTGCCGAGGATTGCCGGCTTCAAGTGCTGCCACTCGCCATCTTCCTTGGTAACGGTGATGAAATCATAGCCGAAGAAAACGCCGGTCACGCCAGGAACTGCAAAGAGCTTGGCAGCAAGCTGCGATGTATTGCCAGCACTTGCCGCATCGCGGAAATCCGCTGTGCCTTCAGGCATCACGACTTTGCCGGGCAGAAACTTCAGGGTCGCCGGGTTTGGCGTGGTCTCGGTCTGGATGAACATATCAGTTCTCCGCTTTCAATATCAGAAGCTTTTCGTAAGCATGGATGCGCATTAAGGCAAGCCTCATCTCAAAGGGCGCATGCGCGTTACGATCAATATAGGGTGATTATGTCACCGCATCAATGTCTTCATCCGAAAGACCGGCTGGAATGACGGTGACGGGAATTTGGAATTGGGCGCGATTGGCCAGAGACTGCACGAGAGGACCGGGGCCTTCATTACCTGATCCAGCTGCCAGCACCAGAATTGCAATGTCCTGATCTTCTTCGATGAGGTTCGGCAGCTCGTCGGAGATGCGACCTTCACGGATGATTAGCTCAGGCTCGATGCCCTGTTCTTCACGCACTTTGGCGGCGAATTTTTCCAGCGTTGAACGCGCGCGCTCTTCAGCTTCGGCGCGCATGATTTCACCCACGCCCAGGATTTGCTGAAAATCTGAATTGTCGATGACGAAAAGCATAACAAGCGCGCCGTTTGAGTTTTTCGCGCGGCGCGCAGCATAGGCAACGGCACGCCCGCATTCGGGCGTCTCGTCAATCACGGCAAGAAACTTGCGGCGGTGGCCGGCTTCCCGGCTAAGTCGTTTTGATACCATGGCGATAATGTGGCATTGCAAAGCGCCGCCCGCAAGCAGGCAGCGCCAGAATATTACAACCGGTTATTATCAGTTCTGCAGCCAGCCGATGATGTCCCGAACATTGCGCATGTTTGCTTCAGCAATCACGCTCGCACGTTCTCCGCCATCTTTCAGAACGCTGTCGATATAGGCAGGGTCAGCCACCAGACGACGCATTTCATGGGTGATTGGCGATAGTTTCGCAACGGCCAGATCAGCAAGTGCTGCCTTGAATTCGGAGAACTGACGCCCACCAAACTCGCCCAGAATATCTTGCTTCGATTTCGATGAAAGCGCTGCATAGATGCCGACGAGATTATCTGCTTCAGGGCGACCGCTCAGACCATCCAGTTCCGAAGGCAGACCGTCGGAATCGGTCTTGGCCTTACGGATCTTCTTATTGATGGTTTCTTCGTCATCAATCAGGTTGATGCGCGACAGATCCGACGGGTCGGATTTCGACATTTTCTTGGTGCCGTCACGCAGCGACATGATGCGCATGGCCGGACCCGAAATCATCGGTTCGGTCAGCGGGAAGAAGCCTGAAACCTGTTCGTCACCAACCTGCATGTCCACTCCGATGCCGAGCGAAGCAATGCGGTCGGAATAGTCGTTGTTGAACTTCTGCGCGATGTCGCGGGTGAGTTCCAGATGCTGCTTCTGGTCTTCGCCAACAGGCACATGGGTCGCGCGATAAAGCAGAATGTCGGCAGCCATCAGGCTTGGATAAGCGAAGAGACCAAGCGACGCATTTTCACGGTCCTTGCCAGCCTTGTCCTTGAACTGCGTCATGCGGCTCATCCAGCCGATGCGCGCCACACAGTTGAACACCCATGCCAGTTCGGCGTGCTGCATCACGCGGCTCTGGTTGAAGACGATGCTTCGCTTGGGGTCGATACCGGAGGCGAGGAAGGCGGCCGTCACTTCACGGGTTGACTGGATCAACTCGGCTGGATCGGGCGAGACGGTCAAGGCATGCATGTCTACCACACAGTAGATGCATTCCTGCGTCTCCTGAACCTCTACCCACCGCTTGATGGCACCCAGATAATTACCAAGGTGAAGGTTTCCGGTCGGTTGAACGCCGGAGAAGACAAGCGGTTTGAACGTGCTCATGATGTAATCCTGATGTTGGCCTTCGCCGGTGGAGAGCGAAGGTGTTTTTAATGGACGTCTTTTCGCAGAGGCATAGCGGCCTTTCAAGAGTGAATTATACTTCGCTCTCAGGCTCTTTCTTCACAGCGCCACGCTTGATGTTGCGGCGGATCATGCCGGTATTTGCACCACCCAGACCAAAGGCCAGCCCGAAATAGACGACCATTGCTGCCACAACCATGGCCGTGACGGTTCCAGCACGCACGCCAAAAGACGATGCCGATGAAAGCTCGTGAGCAAAATAGCCGATAGCAAAATGAATGCCGATGGCCATGACACCGGCTGCAATCAGCAGACGCGGAATACGGGTGAGCAAAGGAATATCGTTGCCCCAATGACCGCGCTTCACCAGCGTGGCAAAAAGCAACGCCGCATTGACCCAGCCAGCGGTGATTTCTGCAATCGCAATACCGCTTGGTCCCATGCGCTGAAACAGTGTTATGGCCAGTGAGACATTCACAACCACGGAAATTGCAGCGAAAATCATCGGTGTGCGTGTGTCTTCGCGCGCGAAGAAACCCGGAATGAAGGCTTTGATCAGCACGAAAGCTGGCAGGCCGATGCCGTAGATCGCCAGAATGTTTGAAACCACAAGTGTTGACTCGGCACTGAACTGGCCGCGTTCAAACAGAAGCCGCACAATCGGTTCCGACATCACCAGAAGGGCCGCGGCTGCAGGAAGCGTGAGGAACAGCGTGAACTCGACCGAGCGGTTTTGCAGGTTTGAGGCTTCCTTCATATGCCCACCGCGCAGTGCGCGCGACAATTCCGGCAGAAGCACGGTTGCAACAGCAATACCCACGACGCCAAGTGGCAGCTGGTAGATGCGGTCGGCATAAACGAGCGAGGAAACCGCGCCCTCCATGCCCGATGCGATGTTGGTGTTGATCAGCAGGTTGATCTGCGTGATGCCGCCGGTGATTGCCGCAGGCAGCGCCAGTATCAGCAGGCGTTTGACATTGGTAGTGAGACGCGGACGGCGAAAGCCGATTTTGATGCCTGCATTGCGCACGGCGATCCAGACGATTGCCAGTTGCACAAGACCCGCAGCCATCACACCCCAGGATAGCCCATAGCCAACTGCCAGCGCGTCATAACCCTTCCACCATGCAAAGGCCAGAACGCCGATCAGGATGATGTTGAGAAAGATCGGTGCGATGGCTGCCGCAAAATAGCGATGCAGGGAATTCAGCATCCCGCCCATCATGGCCGCAAGCGACATACAAGCCAGATAGGGGAACATGATGATCGCGAGCCGCACCGTATTGTCGAACTTCACCGGATCGTCGGTGAAGCCCGGAGCAATGACCGTGCGCACGATAAACGGCATGGAGAGTTCCATCGCGATGGTGATGAAAAGCAGCACCGTGAAAAGAACGCCAAACACCTCTTCAGAAAAGCGACGAGCGCCTTCCATACCGTTCTTTTCAATTTCCTTGGCGAAAAGTGGCACGAAGGCTGCGTTGAACGCGCCTTCGGCAAACAATCTGCGGAACGTGTTCGGGAAACGGAAAGCGGCATTGAACGCATCGGCAACCGGGCCGGTGCCAAGTGCCGCCGCCATGAACATTTCGCGCGTGAAGCCGAAAATGCGGCTCATCAGCGTTCCAGACGCAACGGTTGCGAACTTTTTGACCAAACTCATTTACTGAAAAACCTATGCTGCTGCGCGACCGTTGGTTTTGGCGCCGTTTTCACCGCCCAGCACGGCAAGAAGCTTACGCCTGATATTGCCCTGTCGGGTTGCATTTGAAATCTTGTGTCCCACCAGATCGGTTACATAAAAACTGTCGATCACCTTCTCGCCGAAGGTTGTGATATGCGCCGAAGCAATATCCAGCGAAAGGTCAGAAATAAGGCCGGTCAGTTCCGACAAAAGGCCGGGCCGATCAAGACCTTCCACTTCAATCACCGTAAACTTGTCGGAAAGCGCGTTGTTGATCTCGACACGCGGCTCGACTTTGAAAGCCTTTGCACCGCGCTTGGGCTTTGTCCGCTTGGCAAGTACATCCGGCAGATGCGCTTTGCCTGACAGCACGTCTTCGATCACCTTGCCCACGCGTTCTGCACGGCGGCGCTCGTCTTCATCTGTGTCGAATTCGCGGCTGATCAGGATCGTATCGAGCGCACGCCCGTCGCCGGTGGTGAAGATCTGAGCGTCAACAATGTTGCCGCCAGCCGCCGCACAGGCGCCTGTGATGATCGACAACAGGCGCGGATGGTCGGGCGCAAGCACGGTGATTTCCGTCACTGCTTCAAATGTATGCGGCTTTGCAAGCGTCGCCAGCGCGCGGCCATTCTGGTCGGCATCGCGGATGAAATGCGCATGACGCACCTGATCGTCAAGGCTGACGGTGAGGAAGTAATTGGTGTAATGCAGGCCGAGATAAGCTTCGCGCTCTGCTTCCGGCCAATCGGCAAGCTTTTCGGCAAGGGCTGCGCGTGCCTGCCGGTCGCGATCGGCGCGTGGCAGTTTGGAGAAGCCGCCTGTGAGAACCAGCTCGGTTTCATAGAAAAGCGTGCGCAGCAGCTGGCCTTTCCAGCCGTTCCACACGCCGGGACCGACGCCCTTGATATCGCAGACCGTCAGGATCAGCAGAAGCTTCAGCCGCTCCATCGTCTGCACGGTATCGGCGAAATCGACGATTGTTTTACGGTCGTTGAGATCGCGTGACTGTGCAACCATGCTCATGGTCAGGTGTTCGCGTACCAGCCATTCGACGGTTTCCGTTTCCGACGGCGAAAGGCCGAAACGCGGGCAAAGTTTTTTGGCAATGCGCGCGCCTGCAACCGAATGATCTTCCGGTCGTCCCTTGGCGATGTCGTGCAAAAGCATCGCCACATAAAGCAGATTGCGATCACGTTTGATGGTGGTGATCAAATGGTTTGAAAGCGGGTGCTCATTTTCCAGCTCACCATGCTCAATCTCGGAAAGCACGGCAATGCAACGCAGCAGATGCTCGTCCACCGTGTAGTGATGGTACATGTTGAACTGCATCATCGCGACGATTTTGCCGAAATCCGGGATGAATTTACCGAGCACGCCGGATTCATTCATGCGACGCAAAATGAGTTCCGGATTGCGGGGTGAGGTCAGCACTTCCAGAAACAGCCTGTTGGCTTCCGGGTTCTCGCGCAGTTCCGAATTGATGAGTTTCAGCGAGCGGGTGAGCTGCTGCATGGCATCGGGATGAAATTCCAGCCCGAGCTTGTCGGCAAGGTGGAAGATGCGGATAATATTGACCGGATCGCGTTTGAACACATCTGCATCGGCAATGTTGATGCGATGGTTTTCGGAAACGAAATCATTGCTTCCGGCAAGCTTGCGCTTGCGGCGCGAGAAGGTGAGGAAGATGCGGTTGAAGCCCGGCACATGCTTTGCCTGTTCTTCTTCCAGCGCCGCACAGAGAATGCGCGTCAGATCGCCGACGTCCTTGGCGACGAGGAAGTAGTGCTTCATGAAGCGTTCGACATAGTTCTGGCCGGGATGCGCCGTATAACCCAGACGCTGAGCAATTTCCGGCTGAATGTCGAAGGAAAGGCGCTCTTCTGCCTTCAGCGTTGCAAAATGCATATGGCAGCGCACGGCCCAGAGAAAATCTTCGGCCTTGTTGAACAGGCGCAATTCGGCTCGTGACAGCACGCCGAGCTTGATCAGCTCTTCCTTGCTTTTGACACGATAGAAATATTTGGCAATCCAGAACAGCGTATGCAGATCGCGCTGGCCGCCTTTGCCTTCCTTGACGTTTGGCTCAACCAGATAGCGGGTTTCGCCCGCCTTCTTGTGGCGATTGTCACGCTCGGCAAGTTTGGCCTGGATAAATTCAGGCCCCGTATCCTTGACCACTTCTTCGTCAAAACGAGTGACGAGAGAGCTGAACAGATCGCGATTGCCGATAATAAAACGCGCATCCAGAATGGCGGTGCGGATTGTCATATCTTCGCGCGAAAGACGAATGCATTCGTCGATATTGCGGGTGGAGTGGCCGACTTTCAGCCCCATATCCCAGAGCATGTAAAGCATATATTCGGCGACCTGCTCACCCCACGGCGTCTGCTTATAGGGAAGCAGAAACAGCAGATCGATGTCCGAACCGGGCGCAAGCCCACCACGACCATAGCCACCAACAGCCACAACCGCCATGTTCTCGGCTTTCGACGGATTAAGCATCGGATAGGCTTTGGTGCTGGCAAATTCGAACAATACGCTGATCAGCGTATCCATCAGATAAGACAGGCGCCGCGCGCAAAGCGTGCCGCCGCCATCCTTCATCAGCAGATTTTCGGCATTGGCGCGACCGCGCACCAGAGCATCCTTGAGCGCCTGCAGCACAACCTTGCGAACGGGCATACTTGTGTAGTTTTCGTCGGCCGAATCCGCGAGCTCATTGATCTTGCGGCGGAGTGTTTCGGGATTGACGATTTCATCGAGCTTCAGGTCGTGTGCGCTCATGCGGCTTGTATGTCCGGCTTGCCATAGCGCCGTGCGTCCGTTTGGACGCACAAAGGACGCTATGCATTGTTGAACCTACCTCTCGTGCTTTGCAAAGCACGAGAGGTAGAAGAGAACTGACGGAACTATCCTATAGCCGGTTTTAAATATGGTGAACATTGAAAAGAAAAGGCCGGGCATTGCCCGGCCTTTATCACATTGTCATGCGTCTTTTCAGTTGCCAGCGTTATAAGCTGCAATAGCCGCCATATTGACGATATCGGTATCTTTCGCGCCAATGCTGACAATCTGTGCTGGCTTGTCGAGGCCAACCAGCAGCGGACCGATGATCGTTGCACCGCCCAGCTCCTGAAGCATATTGGCTGCGATCGATGCCGAGTGATTGTCGGGCGTAACGATGACATTGGCCGGGCCCGACAGACGGATGAACGGATAACGCTCCATCAGCTTCGGGTTCAGCGCTACGTCAGCGCTCATTTCGCCGTCAAACTCGAAATCGACGTGACGCGTGTTGAGAATGCGCACGGCTTCCTGAATACGCGTTGCGCTTTCGCCGCCCATATGGCCGAAGGTCGAAAATGCGGTGAGTGCAACACGCGGCACATAGCCCATGCGGCGTGCCATGCCAGCGGCTTCAACAGCGATATCGGCAAGTTCTTCGGCGGTTGGCTTTTCATGGACTGCGGTGTCGGCGATGAACACGGTGCGGCCACGGCAGAGCGCAATGGAAACACCGACGAGACGATGGCCCGGCTTCGAATCGATCACGCGGCGCACATCTTCGAGGCCAGTCGCATAGTTGCGGGTGATCCCCGTTACCATGCCGTCAGCATCGCCAAGGGCAACCATACAGGCCGCAAAATGATTGCGATCATTGTTGATCAGGCGATGGCAATCGCGCGTCAGATAGCCTTTGCGCTGAAGCTTCTCATAGAGATAGTCGGCATAGGCCGAGTTGCGGCTCGACAGTCGCGCATTGATAACTTCAATGCCCGGACGGTTAAGATCGAGACCGGCTTCCTTGGCGGTTTCTGCAACACGCTCTTCGCGGCCAACCAGAATAGCGGTGCCAAGACCCTGATTGACGTAAGAGACAGCGGCGCGCATGACCTGTTCTTCTTCGCCTTCGGCAAAGACGATGCGCTTTGGCTGACGACGCACGCGCTCATAGATGCCGCGTAGTGTGGAGGCAATCGGATCGCGACGGGCGAGCAGTTCCTGCTTGTAGCCCTCAATGTCTTCAATCACACGTCCGGCAACACCGGTTTCAATTGCAGCTTTTGCGACAGCTGCCGAAACGGTTGCCAGCAGGCGCGGATCGAACGGCACCGGAATGATATATTGCGGACCAAAACGCGGGCGGCTGCCCTGATAGGCAGCAACCACATCATCCGGCACGTCCTCGCGTGCCAATTCCGCGATTGCATAGACGGCTGCAATCTTCATCTCGTCATTGATCGTGGTGGCCCGAACATCGAGTGCGCCACGGAAAATATACGGGAAGCCGAGAACGTTGTTGACCTGGTTCGGATAGTCCGAACGGCCGGTTGCAACGATCGCATCGCTGCGCACTTCGGCGACATCTTCCGGCGTGACTTCCGGGTCCGGATTGGCCATTGCAAAGATGATCGGATTTGGCGCCATCGAACGCACCATTTCCTTGGTCAGCGCGCCCTTTGCCGAAACGCCGAAGAAGATGTCGGCATCTTTCATAGCGTCTTCGAGCGTGCGCTTGGAAGTCTTGATGGCATGAGCCGACTTCCACTGGTTCATGCCTTCTCCGCGGCCCTGATAGACAACGCCCTTGGTGTCGCAGAGCGTGACGTTTTCAGATGGGAAGCCGATAGCCTTGATCAGTTCGATACAGGCAATGCCTGCCGAGCCTGCGCCATTACAGACGAGCTTGGTATTCTTGATGTCGCGGCCAGTCAGTTGCAGCGCGTTGATCATGCCGGCTGCGGCGATAATTGCCGTGCCATGCTGGTCATCGTGGAAAACCGGAATATCCATCACTTCGCGCAAGCGCTGTTCGATGATGAAGCAATCCGGTGCCTTGATGTCTTCGAGATTGATGCCGCCGAAGGATGGGCCGAGATAGCGCACAGCGTTGATGAATTCATCAATGTTTGTGGTATCGACTTCCAAATCGATGGAATCCACGTCCGCAAAGCGCTTGAAGAGGACGGCCTTGCCTTCCATGACGGGCTTGGAGGCCAGCGCGCCGAGATTGCCGAGACCCAGAATGGCGGTGCCGTTGGAAATGACCGCAACCAGATTGCCCTTGGCCGTATAATCATAGGCGGTGGCAGGGTTTTCTGCGATTGCCTTGACCGGCACGGCGACGCCTGGCGAATAGGCCAGCGACAGGTCGCGCTGCGTGGTCATTGGCTTGGTGGGATTGATTTCCAGCTTACCTGGGCGGCCCTGAGCGTGAAAGTCGAGCGCTTCCTTCTCACTGGCTGTGGGTGTGCGTTCTGGCGTGTTGCCCTTCGGCGTCGAGACTGGCATGTTCCCTCCGGTTTCTTCTGCGGGACGAATTCGATAGCGTCAGTCTGTGGGAGTGTAAACAGCGCATTTTGGAATAGATATTCATCCAAAAAAGCATGATATCGATATTATTATGTCTTTAAATGGATTTAAATCGCAATAAATGAAGGTTTAGCATGGAAGCGAAGGTCGAAGAGAAACAGTTGGAAGCGGGGGAAAATACCACGCAGGAAACCGCTGTTCGCCTCACGCCCATGATGGAACAGTATATTGAGATCAAAGCCGCGAATGTTGATTCGCTGCTTTTCTATCGTATGGGCGACTTTTACGAGCTGTTCTTCGACGATGCGGTAGAAGCTTCCAGAGCGCTGGGCATCACGCTCACCAAGCGTGGCAAGCACCTGGGCGAAGATATTCCGATGTGCGGTGTGCCGGTTCATGCTTCCGATGATTACCTCCAGCGACTGATCGCTAAAGGTTATCGCGTTGCGGTTTGCGAGCAGATTGAAGACCCGGCGGAAGCCAAGAAGCGTGGCTCCAAATCGGTGGTCCGCCGTGATGTGATCCGGCTTGTAACCCCGGGCACAATCACAGAAGAAAAGCTGCTCGATCCGTCCGAAGCCAATTATCTGATGGCGCTTGGCCGCACCAAGGGCGACGGCGCGCTGGCGCTTGCGTGGATTGATATTTCGACCGGCACATTCCGCGTGTCAGAAACAACTGACGACCGGCTTTTTGCCGATGTTGCACGCATTGATCCGCGTGAATTGGTCGTCGCTGACACGGCGTTTCACGATGCCGATCTGCGTCCGACTTTTGATCTCATTGGCAAGTCTGTCATTCCGCAGCCAGCAACCCTGTTTGACAGTGCGGCGGCTGAGAACCGTATCCAGCGCTACTTCAATGTGGCGACACTGGATGGTTTCGGACAGTTCAGCCGTTCCGAGCTTTCCGCCATTTCCGGTGCGATTGCCTATATCGAAAAGACGCAGATTGCCGAGCGCCCTCCGTTGATGCGGCCTGAACGCGAGCAGGAAGGCGGTACGATTTTCATCGATCCCGCCACCCGCGCAAGCCTCGAACTCGCCCGCACTATGTCGGGCAATCGTGAGGGCAGTCTGCTCAAGGCCATCGACCGCACGGTAACGGGTGGGGGTGCACGGCTTCTGGCAGAACGTTTGACGGCACCCTTGACCGATCCCAAAGCGATTGCGCTGCGCCTTGATGCCGTTTCGTGGTTTCTGAGCGAACAAGCGCTTTGCGAAGGGCTGCGACTGGAACTTAAAGGCGTGCCGGATATGCCGCGTGCCTTGTCGCGTCTGGCGGTGGGTCGTGGTGGTCCGCGTGATCTTGGTGCCTTGCAGCGGGGTTTTGAGGCCGCAAACGGCATTGGCTCGCTTCTCGAAGGCGCACTTCTGCCTGATGAACTGGCTCAGGCACGCGAAGCGATTGAGACCTTGCCTGTCAGCTTTGCTGCCCATATCGACCGCGCACTTGCCGAGGAAATGCCGCTTTTGAAGCGCGACGGCGGCTTCGTGCGTCAGGGCTATAATGCCGAGCTTGATGAAATGCGCGCGCTGCGTGATCAGTCGCGCCGTGTCATTGCCGGGCTTCAGGCCGATTACATCGAGGAAACCGGCATTAAAACGTTGAAAATTAAGCATAACAACGTGCTTGGTTACTTCATCGAAGTCACAGCTAATAATTCAGGCACCATGACCGATACGGTTGAAGCCAAGGGCCGCTTCATCCATCGTCAGACCATGGCCAATGCCATGCGTTTCACCACCACGGAACTGGCAGAGCTGGAAAGCAAGATCGCCAATGCAGCCGATCGTGCGCTCTCCATTGAGCTGGCAATCTTTGAAGAATTGACTGCGGAAGCGGTCAGCCATGCCGATAGTATTCGTGCGGCGGCTGTAGCCCTTTCGGTATTCGACGTTTCAGCTTCGCTGGCAGTTCTTGCGGAAGAGCAGGGCTATTGCCGTCCGCTGGTTGATGACAGCTTGTCTTTCAACATCGTCGCTGGCCGTCATCCGGTGGTTGAGCAGGCATTGCGTCGGCAGGCGGCCAATCCGTTTGTGGCCAATGATTGTGATCTTTCACCGCAAAACGACGGTGGAAATGGTGCGATCTGGTTGCTGACTGGCCCGAATATGGGCGGTAAATCGACCTTCTTGCGCCAAAATGCGCTGATCGCGATCATGGCGCAGATGGGTTCGTTTGTGCCAGCGGGCTCCGCACAAATCGGTGTTGTGGACAGGCTTTTCAGCCGTGTTGGCGCGTCGGATGATCTGGCACGGGGCCGTTCGACCTTCATGGTGGAAATGGTTGAAACTGCCGCCATTCTTAATCAGGCGGGTGAGCGTTCGCTGGTCATTCTCGATGAAATTGGTCGTGGCACGGCAACCTTTGACGGGCTTTCGATTGCCTGGGCGGCAGTGGAATATCTGCATGAGAAGAACCGCTGTCGCGCACTCTTTGCGACCCACTTCCATGAAATGACGGCACTCTCTGAAAAGCTCGATCGGCTGTTCAACGTCACCATGCGGGTCAAGGAATGGGACAATGATGTCGTCTTCCTGCATGAAGTGGCAAAGGGTGCGGCTGATCGCTCATATGGCGTGCAGGTTGCGCGCCTTGCAGGTCTACCGGAAGCTGTCGTTAATCGCGCGCGCGATGTGCTGCATCAGCTGGAAGCCGGTGAAACCTCTGGTAAGGCCGACAAGCTGATTGATGATCTGCCGCTGTTTTCCGTTGTGTTGCAACAGGAAAAGCCCAAGCCACAGGCTGCCGCAAAGGACAGCGAATTGGCAAAGGCTGTGGCAGCGATCAGCCCCGATGAGCTGACGCCGCGTGAAGCGCTTGAACTGGTTTATAAGCTGAAGGAATTGGCTGGCAGGGCGTGAAATTAGAAAAGGCGAAGCTGAGCTTCGCCTTTTCTTTTATACAAACCTGTTAGCGTCCGCGCCGTAATACGTAATGTAGCGGCTGGAAATGCGCTCAATCGGCAGGATGATGAAAACATCGGTCGTGCCGAAAGCTTCATCGATCACTGCGCCATCACCAATCATGGCACCAAGACGCAAGTAACCCTTCACCAGTGGCGGCATTGAGAACAACGCAACCTTGGTGTTGATCGCTTCCTTCGGCATCAAATCCATAGGCTGATAGCGATGTGGCAGCGCGCGCACATCCCAGTCAGGCGTTGCACGGCAGTTCTGATGCAGGAACGACAGTCCCAGCGCATGTGCGGCTGGCACGGCACCATGGAACGATGCACAGCCAAACATCACGTCAATCGAATGACGACGGCAATAAGCCCATGCACCCTGCCACAACAGCTCGACCGTGCGCTTGGAGCGATATTCAGCCTTCACACAGGAACGGCCAAGCTCAAGAAGTTTGAGGTTTGGGCGTGAAAGTGCGAGACGCTGCACATCATATTCGTCTGCTGAATAGAAACCGAGTGCCTTTTCGGCCTGATCACTACGCATCAAGCGATAGGTGCCGACGATCTGCTGATGTTCAGGCACGGGCAATGCAGTATCATAAACAAGAAGATGGTCGCAGATGGCGTCGAAACGGTCGGCGTCTCTTAATTCAACTTCTTCGATGGTTTCCTTGCGGGCGCCCATTTCTTCGAAGAAGACGCGAAAGCGCAATTCCTGCGCCGCTTCGATTGCGTCGCGGGAGTTTGCTAGTCTTACTTCCAGCGATCCGATGCGTCCCAGAATGATAGGGTCGCTTCCAGATGCGAAAAGCGATGGTTGTGCTTCTATGCCCGACATGATCGTATCATCAATGATTTGCTGGTCCATTCCAAGCAGTACTGACATGATGATTCGCTCCTGATCCTGTTGTTCACGCAATCCTGAACG
The Ochrobactrum sp. BTU1 DNA segment above includes these coding regions:
- the mutS gene encoding DNA mismatch repair protein MutS → MEAKVEEKQLEAGENTTQETAVRLTPMMEQYIEIKAANVDSLLFYRMGDFYELFFDDAVEASRALGITLTKRGKHLGEDIPMCGVPVHASDDYLQRLIAKGYRVAVCEQIEDPAEAKKRGSKSVVRRDVIRLVTPGTITEEKLLDPSEANYLMALGRTKGDGALALAWIDISTGTFRVSETTDDRLFADVARIDPRELVVADTAFHDADLRPTFDLIGKSVIPQPATLFDSAAAENRIQRYFNVATLDGFGQFSRSELSAISGAIAYIEKTQIAERPPLMRPEREQEGGTIFIDPATRASLELARTMSGNREGSLLKAIDRTVTGGGARLLAERLTAPLTDPKAIALRLDAVSWFLSEQALCEGLRLELKGVPDMPRALSRLAVGRGGPRDLGALQRGFEAANGIGSLLEGALLPDELAQAREAIETLPVSFAAHIDRALAEEMPLLKRDGGFVRQGYNAELDEMRALRDQSRRVIAGLQADYIEETGIKTLKIKHNNVLGYFIEVTANNSGTMTDTVEAKGRFIHRQTMANAMRFTTTELAELESKIANAADRALSIELAIFEELTAEAVSHADSIRAAAVALSVFDVSASLAVLAEEQGYCRPLVDDSLSFNIVAGRHPVVEQALRRQAANPFVANDCDLSPQNDGGNGAIWLLTGPNMGGKSTFLRQNALIAIMAQMGSFVPAGSAQIGVVDRLFSRVGASDDLARGRSTFMVEMVETAAILNQAGERSLVILDEIGRGTATFDGLSIAWAAVEYLHEKNRCRALFATHFHEMTALSEKLDRLFNVTMRVKEWDNDVVFLHEVAKGAADRSYGVQVARLAGLPEAVVNRARDVLHQLEAGETSGKADKLIDDLPLFSVVLQQEKPKPQAAAKDSELAKAVAAISPDELTPREALELVYKLKELAGRA
- a CDS encoding GNAT family N-acetyltransferase gives rise to the protein MSVLLGMDQQIIDDTIMSGIEAQPSLFASGSDPIILGRIGSLEVRLANSRDAIEAAQELRFRVFFEEMGARKETIEEVELRDADRFDAICDHLLVYDTALPVPEHQQIVGTYRLMRSDQAEKALGFYSADEYDVQRLALSRPNLKLLELGRSCVKAEYRSKRTVELLWQGAWAYCRRHSIDVMFGCASFHGAVPAAHALGLSFLHQNCRATPDWDVRALPHRYQPMDLMPKEAINTKVALFSMPPLVKGYLRLGAMIGDGAVIDEAFGTTDVFIILPIERISSRYITYYGADANRFV